From one Nonomuraea polychroma genomic stretch:
- a CDS encoding ABC transporter ATP-binding protein — translation MTSPANQIPGEILRVEDLTVEFPTDDGVVHAVRGVSYALHEREVLGIVGESGSGKSVSSLAVMGLLPRGARVRGRILYRGEDVLKLPARRRRALRGGKIAMIFQDPMTALNPVHTIGDQLAEAVLAHGLVPRKQALARAREMLDLVGIPQAEARLRAYPHEFSGGMRQRAMIAMAVINNPDVIIADEPTTALDVTVQAQILEKLLAVKDAVNAAIVLITHDLGVVAGIAHRVLVMYAGKPVEIGDTDSIFYKPRMPYTAGLLGSMPSLETSGGRLRPIGGAPPSLINLPAGCPFSPRCPLADDACRSEEPGLMEAGEGGHYAACHHWREVAAAADPTALFRAGSEVVR, via the coding sequence ATGACGAGTCCTGCCAACCAGATCCCCGGTGAGATTCTTCGCGTGGAGGACCTGACCGTCGAGTTCCCGACCGACGACGGCGTCGTCCACGCGGTCCGGGGCGTCTCCTACGCGCTGCACGAGCGCGAGGTGCTCGGCATCGTCGGCGAGTCCGGCTCGGGCAAGTCGGTCTCATCCCTGGCCGTGATGGGGCTGCTCCCGCGCGGCGCCCGCGTGCGGGGCCGGATCCTGTACCGCGGCGAGGACGTGCTGAAGCTGCCCGCCCGCAGGCGGCGGGCGCTGCGCGGCGGGAAGATCGCCATGATCTTCCAGGATCCGATGACGGCGCTGAACCCCGTGCACACGATCGGCGACCAGCTTGCCGAGGCGGTGCTGGCGCACGGCCTGGTGCCGAGGAAACAGGCGCTCGCCCGGGCCAGGGAGATGCTCGACCTGGTCGGCATCCCGCAGGCCGAGGCACGCCTGCGGGCCTACCCCCACGAGTTCTCCGGCGGCATGCGCCAGCGCGCGATGATCGCCATGGCGGTCATCAACAACCCGGACGTCATCATCGCCGACGAGCCGACCACGGCCCTCGACGTGACCGTCCAGGCCCAGATCCTGGAGAAGCTCCTGGCCGTCAAGGACGCCGTCAACGCCGCGATCGTGCTGATCACACACGACCTCGGCGTCGTCGCGGGCATCGCGCACCGGGTGCTGGTCATGTACGCGGGCAAGCCGGTCGAGATCGGCGACACCGACTCGATCTTCTACAAGCCGCGCATGCCGTACACGGCGGGTCTGCTCGGCTCGATGCCGTCGCTGGAGACCTCGGGCGGGCGGCTGCGCCCGATCGGCGGCGCTCCACCGTCCTTGATCAACCTGCCCGCGGGCTGCCCGTTCTCGCCACGCTGCCCGCTGGCCGACGACGCCTGCCGCAGCGAGGAGCCCGGTCTCATGGAAGCCGGCGAGGGCGGGCACTACGCCGCCTGCCACCACTGGCGCGAGGTGGCCGCGGCGGCTGATCCCACCGCGTTGTTCCGCGCCGGGAGCGAGGTCGTCCGATGA